The DNA region GCAGCGTGTCGAGGCCGACGACCGCGAGGGCCAGCCAGATGTAGATCGTGTCACCGGTGCGGTCGTACTGCCCGGCCATCAGCGCGACCCCGCACACCGCCACCCGGATGCGGTCGAAGACGAAGTCCAGCCAGGCCCCGAAGACGGAGCCCTGGCCGGTCAGCCGGGCCACCTTCCCGTCCATGCAGTCGAGGATGAAACTCAGGTGGTAGACAAGTGCGCCGGCGATCAGCCACCGCCAGTCGCCGAAGGCGAAGCAGGCCGCCGAGACCAGGCCGAGCAGGAACGCCCCCCAGGTGATCTGGTTCGGCGTGATCCTCGTACGCATCGCGGTGAGCCTCACCAACGGTGTGGCCACCGGGTCGACGAGCAGCACGGTCCACCACGCGTCACGCTTCTTCTCTGTGATGCGGCGCACCTCGGCGAGGGGCGGTATGTCTCGGCGCATTGATCAACTTCCCAGCGTTCGTAGTGAGTTCACCTCAAGCTAGGAAGGTGTTCACACAAGGAACAAGAAGAGACCCGTGCAACCTTCGGCAGGGGTCAGCCGTCCAACCCGATAACCCTGTCCATGCCCTGATCGGGCGGATGCCGCGTTACCCGAGCGTTATCGAATGACCGTCCCGTTATCCAAAGGGCGCCATGGCTTCACCATTGGCGTACAACCGTGACCCGTGGGAATTCCGAGTTCGCGGACGGTCACCCGATTTCGCAGACGGTTACCCGATCACGCCCCTTCCGGTCTCGGTAAAGCTTCGGTCATGTACCCGTGACGCTCTTGGGGATTTCCGCCTCGATCAGATCCGCCGCGCGTGCCGTGCCGCCCTCGGTCGCCATTCCCTCCTGGATCTCCTTGAGCCGCCGCGCCACGTCCGGGTCGCCGGTGAGGGTGAGTACGGCCTCGCGCAGGGTCTCGGCCGTCGCCTCCTCCATCGGCAGGTGCCGGGCGACACCGAGCGCCTGAAGCATGTCCGCGTTGCCGAACTGGTCGACGGCCTGGGGCACGCACACCATCGGTGTGGCGGTGGCCAGCCCTTCCTGGCTGCCGCCGGCGCCCGCATGCGTGACGAAGGCGTCGGCCTGCTTGAGGATCGCCAACTGCGGCACCCAGTCCCGCACTTCGACGTTCCCCGGGACCTCGCCGAGCTCCGCGGGGTCGACGTGCTTGCCGATCTGCAGCACCACGTGCCAGCCCGGCAGGCCACTGAACGCCTTCACACACTCGCGGTAGAAGGCGGGCTGCTTGGTGAAGGAGGAGCCCAGGGACACGAGGACGACGCGCTCGGCACCGTCGGGCCGCCGCCACTCCCCCTGGGCGGCGCGGTCGCCCTGGCAGGCACCGACGAAGGTGTACACCGACTCGTCGACCCGGTCGGCGTTCGGCTGGAGGGCCTTCGGGATCAGGACGACGGAACGGTCGGGGCGGCCGGCGAACGGATCGGGATGCTGGG from Streptomyces sp. NBC_00258 includes:
- the mgt gene encoding macrolide-inactivating glycosyltransferase; translated protein: MTTPHPAHIAMFSIAAHGHVNPSLEVIRELVARGHRVTYAIPPAFAEKVAETGAEPKLWNSTLPSPDDDPSAWGTTLLDNVEPFLADAIQALPQLIEAYEGDEPDLVLHDITSYPARVLAHRWGVPAVSLSPNLVAWEGYEEEVAEPMWAEPKKTERGRAYYARFHAWLEENGITQHPDPFAGRPDRSVVLIPKALQPNADRVDESVYTFVGACQGDRAAQGEWRRPDGAERVVLVSLGSSFTKQPAFYRECVKAFSGLPGWHVVLQIGKHVDPAELGEVPGNVEVRDWVPQLAILKQADAFVTHAGAGGSQEGLATATPMVCVPQAVDQFGNADMLQALGVARHLPMEEATAETLREAVLTLTGDPDVARRLKEIQEGMATEGGTARAADLIEAEIPKSVTGT